The Syntrophorhabdaceae bacterium DNA window AGTTTCTTCTGAAGGACCATGTTTGTTTCGATCTGATTGATCGGGACGTGTCCGGGGCCTTCGATCATGACCTGCACGCCCTCATTAAGGGCCGCTTGGCAGAGTTCGCCCAGGATCACGAGTTCCTCGATTTGCCCCCTGTCCGTGGCATCCGCGATTGAGCCGGGCCGTAATCCATCGCCGAGACTCAGTGTCATATCATATTTTTTTGCGATGTCAACGAGTCTGTCGAATTGTTCATACAGAGGGTTTTCTTTCTTATTGACGATCATCCATTCCGCAAGAAACGCCCCGCCGCGACTGACAATGTCTGTGATCCTGCCCTGTTTCTTAAGCCGGTTTAGTGAGTTCTGTGTGACACCGCAGTGGACGGTGACAAAGTCCACACCATCCGCGCCATGTTTCTCGATCACATCAAATATGTGCCCGGGGTCCATGCGGGTGACCGGTTTTTTCTTTTTCACCGTCTCCACCGCCGCCTGGTAGATAGGTACAGTACCTACCGGTATGGGCGCCTCGGCCAGAACGATCTTGCGTATCTCATCGAGATTGCCGCCGGTGGAGAGGTCCATGAGCGCATCGGCGCCGGCATCGCAGGCCATTTTCAGCTTGGTCAACTCGTCTTTGATTCGGACGCGCTCCGGGGAGGTGCCGATATTGGCGTTCACCTTTACACAGAGGCCCTTACCCACACCCTTGGGTATAAAATTCTTACGCCTGTTGTTGGCAAGGATCGCCGCTTTGCCCTGGGCAATACTATCGCGTAGCTGAGTGATCTCAATCCCTTCATCGCCTGCCACGCGCTTCATCTCGCGGGTGAACTTGCCTTGTCGTGCCTTAATCAGTTGATTTTTCATGGTCTTTTCGTCCCCGTTCGTTCTCTCAATTTGATGTGATTCATTATGCCTGTCGATATGTAGAAGTATCCTTGCTTATCAATTCGGTAACTTTCCTTAAGCATCTCGTGCATCAATTTTTCAGAGGCAAAAAAAGCGTCTTTGGGAGAGCATCCTGCGACGAGACAGGAGATCATCGACGCGGAAAAGGAGCATCCCGTACCGTGTATTACCCTTTTCAGTCTTCTTCTCTTCCAGCGCACAAGCTCCTCGCCATCGAAAAAGATATCCACCGGGTCGCCCCGGAGATGGCCGCCCTTGACCACGACCGCCTTTGGTCCTTTCTCAAGGATAGCCCGCGCCGCTTCCTCCATGTGCTCTTCTTTTGTGATTTTCATTCCTGAGATCAATGAAGCCTCGTCGATGTTCGGCGTAACCACCGTTGCCAGGGGAAAAAGCCGTGCAATCATAGTCCCGAGACCCGCGTCAGTAATGAGCCTTAAGCCGTTCTTGGCGGTGATGACAGGATCGATGACCAGAGGGATGCGCTTGAGTTTCACGATGTGTACGATTTCCCGGACGTAGTAAGCATCGCAGGCGACCCCCACCTTGATGCCGTGAAGCGGAATCTCTTTTCCCACAATTGCTATGATCTCTTTAAAGAGCTTACCCGGTGTTGGGTTAAGAGCAACTACACCCCCCGGTCCCTGCACAACCGAGCAGGTAGGCGCTGAGAGCCCGTGCATGCCGAGGGAGAAGAACGTATCCATGTCTCTCACGATGCCGGCACCCGAAGAAGGATCGTATCCCGCCACGGTAAGAATATTCTTCATATAGACCTTGCCGACTGCCATCTATCCCCTCTTATTCTTTCATGCAGCAGACGAAAAATATATCATATTTTCATGGCCGTCAGTACCAAAAAAGGCTGAGCGGCAATGGAAAATAAGAACGGAAAGGGGGGAATGAAGATATCTTCAAGAGAGATATTCATAATTAATCATATTGCTTCAACTCGTGGTGGGTGTTCTGGGATGTGCCGTGCTCGACCGTGAGGCGCAAGTCCCGTATCAGGTAGCGAGACAGAGGGAGTCATCCGGCGAGCGCGGGCGGATGCGAGCTTTGCCGGAGGGTAGGCGAGCGTGAGAAGCCGCTTCAAGACTGCGTTTGGGAAAATGCCTGTTGACCTCGCAGCCGTAATCTATATAAAATAATTTATTAGAGAAGAGGCCAAGTGGAAGGATATATAGCGCATTACGGGTATATAGGGATCGCTATAGGCACGTTTCTCGAAGGAGAAACGACCGTGCTTCTTGGAGGGATTTTTTCCAAGCTCGGATACATGCACATCTGCATGGTCATGCTCTACGCTTTTGCAGGTACCTTTATCGGGGATTGCACGTTTTTTACCATCGGAAGGTTCTTCGGAAAGAAGATCATCGAACGGTTTGCCTTCATTCGCAGCAAGACCGCCCTCGCCAATAAGGTGATCAAAAAATACGGTAATTTCATCATCTTCATTATCCGTTTCCTCGTGGGCATACGGGTCGTGGTTCTGATCCTGCTCGGTTGCACAAACGTGAAGATGCGTAAATTTGTGCTGTTCAATATCATCAATTCGATCGTGTGGAGCATTATCGTATCCCTTATCGGATACGCCTTCGGTCAATTCATCTTCGTATTCGTGAGCGATATCAGAAAGTACGAATCCACTATCATACCTCTCGTAATGGTTTGCGTGATAACCCTGATCCTTGTTTACCGACATGTGGTCAGAAAGAAGGAGCAAAAGACCTATGGAAATGAATGAAAAACTTGTGCGGGAATTGAAGAAGAAACTGGAAATCGAGATAAGCAAGAAAGAGATTGAGATCGTCGAACATTGGCAAAAGCAGCTTGAGGCCATATACAAAAAGAAATACGAAAATCTCGGGTCTCTGCAGATCGAGATCAAAAACCTCATGGACCGCATGAGTAACCGAACGATGATCTTAACCAGGATGGTGAGGGACGAATCGTGAACGCTCGCATATTTATAGAGGCATGGGGCGGGTGGCTAAGGATTGCAAGTCGCAGTATGGCAGATAAGCGCGAGCCAATCTCTCTGGCTTGTTGGCGATGGCGCACGGTTCTCTTGCTTCCGATACTCCTGGGGATACTGTGTGCGCCCCCGGTCTTTGTTTCCTGCTCAGACGCACAGGTTCTCACTAAAAAACCTGCACCCATAGAGAAAAGGGTCGCCGATGTCGAAAAGGACGTCTTGAGGCTCGACAGGCAAGTGAATCTGTTCAATCTCGATGCCCTTCCCGACTACCTTATGCTTTGTGACAAAAAGGTGCCTATCATCAATGAAGATGTGCGCGAGAGGTTTGAGCGTGAGCTTTTCCAGTTGCTCGAAAACAGGGGATTGCTCACCATCATCGTGAAACGGTACTTCAAGTACCTTCCGACTATAGACGAGGAGATTGAGAAGATGTCGCTTCCTCCAGACCTCGTGTATCTCGCCGTTACGGAGAGCTATCTCAATCCACGTTCCATATCGAGTGCGAACGCGGCGGGCATGTGGCAATTCATCAAGGAGACGGGCCAGAAGGAAGGGCTATACATAAACGACAATATCGATGAGCGTTACAATATCAAGACATCGACACGCTCCGCGCTTGCCCACCTCAAGAAGCTCTATGACGAATTCAACGACTGGTTCATCGCTATGGCCGCCTACAACGCGGGCGCGGCCAGGCTTAGGGAAGCTATCGAGAACCAGAATACCAGGGATTTCTTCGATCTCTATCTACCCGAGGAGACAGAACGGTATGTATTCAGGGTGATGGCGCTCAAAGAGATTATCTCCAACAGAGAACGGTACGGTATCAACATAGACGATAAGGAGCTGTACAAACCGGTCAACCTGCAAGAGGTCACCCTGGAGCTGGATAAAGAGATACACAGTAACATTCTGGCCAAGGCCATGGAAGTCTCATACAGGACCTTCAAGCTATACAACCTCCAGATCAGGAAATACAAGATGCCCAAGGGAATATACCGGATCAATGTGCCCGCTGAAAAGAAGGATCTTTTTCTTAAGCACTTGAAGGGCATGAGCTACATAACGGTCTTCGTGGAGCCGCGATGAGCACCCCTTAACCCTGCAAATTCTTTTGTTCACATGGTCGCCCATAGAACCGCGGACGGCAAAGCAACGAAGTATTGTGGCGTAATGGCACGTACACAGAGGATTTTAGGGCTTGCACGTGTGGTCAACACCGCTTAAGACAGGGGGAAAGACAAGTTCTGAGTAGAAGCAATTTATTCATTGACAGAGACCCCCCCATTCAGGTATGTATAATAGATATTGTGAAAAAAAGAACGTAATAGAACACCTGTTGAAATCGATGGCTGACGTCACTTGTTGAGAGGTTAAGGCGTGTTCCAATATGTTGCGATATTCGGAATGATGTGTTTTGCGGCCATTCTCGCAGTTCTTATCATCGGTCTTTCCTACGTGTTTGGTCAGAGGACGAGAAACAAAACCAAGCTTGCCCCCTATGAGTGCGGCATGACAACGAGCGGTCCCACGCGCAGGATCATGACCATACGCTACTACATCGTGGCCATGCTCTTTCTGGTTTTCGATATCGAGATCGTCTTCCTCTACCCCTGGGCAGTTATCACGAGAAGGCTTGGCCTCTTCGGCTTCCTGGAAATGCTGGTCTTTGTCTTCATCCTCTTCGTAGGATACCTCTATGTATGGAAAAAAGGGGCATTGGAATGGGAATAGAAGATAGCGTACCCGTAAAAATGGTCGATTTTATCATCAACTGGGCGCGAAAGAATTCCCTCTTTCCCGTCACCTTCGGCCTTGCCTGCTGTGCATTGGAGATGATGGTCGCAAGCTCGGCTGAGTACGATATCGCCCGTTTCGGGGCTGAGGTTTTCAGGCCGTCGCCCAGGCAATCCGATCTCATGATTGTAGCCGGAACGCTCACCAAAAAGATGGCGCCCATGGTGAAACGGATATACGAGCAGATGCCTAACCCCAAATGGGTCATCGCCTTCGGCGCCTGCGCTTCGTCAGGGGGCATATTCAGGTCCTACAGCGTGGTGCAGGGCGTTGATCAGATCGTTCCCGTGGACGTCTATATTCCCGGATGCCCTCCGCGCCCCGAGGCCCTGCTTACCGGCCTCATGGAACTTCAGAAGAAAATCCAGAAGGAAACGATAAAAGATAGACCGTTAATCACATTACCTGGAAAGACGGCATGAGCGAGCAACAGGAACTTCTCAAAACGCTTTCGGATAGATTCGGACAGAAGATATCGGAGGCATATTTGTCCTTCGGCGAGCCGGTCGTGAAGGTGGGCAGGGACAGTCTGCGTGATCTCATTTCTTTTCTCAAGAACGACCCCGGACTCTCTTTCGATATGCTTGTCGATCTTTTCGGCGTGGACTACCCCGAGGCCGAGCCACGCTTCGAGATCGTCTATATTCTGCGCTCCACGAGGAACAACAAACGGGTGACGATAAAAACGAGAACCAGACAGACGGGTATGGACACAGTGAGCGATCTTTTTAAGGCGGCCGAATGGCTTGAGCGAGAGATATACGACATGTTCGGCGTGCAGTTCGTGAATCATCCCGATCTTCGCAGGATCTACACGGATGATGATTTTGAAGGCCATCCGTTGAGAAAGGATTTCCCTCTTCAAGGGCGCGACTACGACAAACCCTTTACCGTGACATTAGAGGAAGAAAGAAGTAAATGACAGAAACCAAATACATGACGCTCAATATGGGACCGCAGCATCCCGCAACCCACGGGGTGCTCCGGTTTGCCCTGGAGCTCGATGGCGAAACAGTTGTAAAGAGCACTCCTCACATTGGATATCTCCACCGCGGCGTGGAAAAGCTCATGGAGAGCAAGACGTACTGGCAGTCGGAGCCGCTCACCGACAGACTTGACTATACGAGCGGCATGTCGAATAACCTTGCCTATTGTCTGGCGGTCGAGAAACTGCTCGGTATCGAGATACCGAAGAGGGCTCAGTACATCCGGGTGATGTTAAGCGAACTCCAGAGGATAGCGGCCCACATACTCTGGCTTTCCACGCATGCCCTGGACATCGGCGCCATGACGCTCTTCTTTTACGGATTCCGGGAGAGGGAAAACTGTCTCAAGGTCCTGGAGACCGTATCGGGGGCCAGGCTCATGCCTGACTATATCCGTTTTGGGGGTTTAAGGGAAGATCTTCCCGATGAGTTCATGGAAAAGGCGAGGATCTTCATCGATGATTTCCCCCGAAGGGTCGATGAGTACGAAACACTGCTCACGAAGAACATCATATGGATAAAGAGGACCCAAGGCATCGGGCTAATTTCCGCGCAAGAGGCCATAAACTATAGCGTCACCGGCCCCGTGCTGCGCGCCTCAGGCGTCAATTACGATGTGCGTAAGGCCTACCCATATTCGAGTTACGAGGACTTTGATTTTGAGATACCGCTCGGGGATAAGGGCGATGTGTACGACAGGTATCTCGTGAGACTCAAGGAAATGAGGCAATCGGCAAGGATCGTCACTCAGGCCCTGGATCACCTCCCGAAAGGACCGGTACGCGCACCGGATCTTAAGCATGTGCCGCCGGAAAAGGAGTCCGTAAAAAATGACATGGCGGCCCTCATACGCCATTTCAAACTTATGGCAGATGGCGTGGAGCCGCCGAAGACAGAGGCCTACGCGTCGATCGAATCCTCCAAGGGCGAACTCGGCTTCTATATTATAAGCGATGGGACGAACCGGCCTTACAGGGTCCGTATCCGTCCGCCGTCATTCTTAAATCTCGCCTCTATTCCGAGGATGATTGAAGGAGCGCTTGTGGCAGACGTGATCGCCGCTATAGGCAGTGTCGACGTGGTGTTAGGGGAGATAGATAAGTAAGGACAGATATGGCAGACGTGATTTTCAGTTCATGGCAGGGTACGATAATCGATAACAGGGGCAAAGCCAGCAATGAATGCGCCCCGCTTCAGGTAAAGCTCCCCGATGAATTCGAAAAAGGTGTTTCTGTCAAAGCCTTCATGGGATGGGACGGCATCATCATCCGCGATGAAGCCGTGGATATTGTGGACATGTGTCTCAAATATGTGAGCGCCGTGCAGAAAGAGTCCTGCGGCAGGTGCCTGCCTTGCAGGATAGGAAGCAAGGTCATCTGGAATATGCTCAAAGAGATCGCTTCGGGCCAGGGCGGGGTGGGCCATATAGAGAAGATCAGCCAAATCGCAGCCACCATACGGGATGGGTCAAAATGTCAGATCGGGCAGACCGGTTTTGTGCCTGTTTTGCACGCCCTTCAATATTTTGCCCCCCGATTTGAGAGTGCCCTTGGAAGCGGCCAGGCGGCGCGTGAAGGGACATACCAGATCTCTGTCACCGCGCCGTGCATGAGCGTCTGTCCCACGCAACTTAACATCCCCAGATACGTGGAAGATATATACGAAGAAAGGTTCTCCGACTCCCTGGCTACCATTCGTAGTGGCACATGTCTCGCCGGCACGTTAGGCAGAGTGTGCGTGAGGCCGTGCGAATCGAATTGTAGAAGGGCCAACATCGACGAACCCGTCGCCATCAAACATCTGAAGCGATTCGCCGCCGATTACGAGATAGAAAAGAATGTCAAACCGTCTCTTGCGCGAAGTTCAGCCGAGGATGCGCCGAAATCGTCTAAGAAGGTCGCCGTGATCGGTGCCGGACCTGCCGGACTCTCCTGCGCCTACTACCTTGTACAGATGGGACACGCCGTCACCGTATTTGAGCGCTTGAGTGAGCCGGGTGGCATGGCAGCGGTCGGTATCCCCGATTATCGTCTGCCGCGCAGTATCCTCTCCGGCGAAGGCGCCTTTCTCGAATCTCTGGGCGTAGAAATCCGGTACGGTGTCTCAATTGGAAGGGACATGACGATCGGCGAGCTTATGCGCGAGTTTAACGCGGTATTCATCGGCGTGGGCGCGCACGGGAGTTCGCCCATGGGCGTCGAAGGCGAGGACAAGGGTTACAGGGGATTTATTGCCGGCGTCAAATATCTTCTCGATATCAACACGGGCAAAGACCCGTACCCGGAAGGAAAGAAAGTCGTTGTGGTCGGCGGAGGTAACGTGGCCATGGACTGCGTCAGGTCCTCCTTCAGGGTTGGCAAGCCGGATGTACACCTCGTCTACCGAAGGACAAAGAAAGAGATGCCCGCAGACCCAGTAGAGATTCACGAGGCGGAGGAAGAGGGCGTTGAGTTCCATTACCTCTGTAATCCCAAGCGGATCATCGAGAAAGACGGACGAGTCGTCGGCGTGGAATGCATCCGCATGGAGCTCGGCGAACCGGATGCGAGCGGCCGGAGAAGACCGGTGCCGGTACCCGATTCTGAATTCGTCATGGAGACCGATATTCTCATACCCGCCATCGGACAGGTGGTCGATTTTTCCTTCCTTGAAAAAGAAGAGTCCTTCGCGTTCACCAAATGGAATACTTTTAAGGTCGATCAGGAGACCTTCGAGACGTCCGTAAAAGGGGTTTTTTCCGCCGGTGACTGCGAAACCGGCCCGGATGTGCTTGTGCGCGCCTGCGGCAACGGCAAGAGGGCGGCATGGAAGATCGATGAATATCTGCGAGGAGATACGCCAAGACCCCGTACGAGCGAGCGATTCGTACGTTTCTTTGCAGACATCAAGGTCTATGACAAAAAGGAAAAGCTCGGCATTGTGGGCGACAAGAAGAGACTTCATCTCAAGGCCATGGAGCCCGAAAAGAGGAAATGGACCTTCGATGAAGTCGAAGAAGGATATAAAGTAAACGAGGCAATGGACGAGGCATCGCGCTGTCTTCGCTGTTACAGGATAGGCATGATCGCGCTTTGAAAAAGGGAAACTGCATGATAACGCTCACCATAGACGGCAAAGAGGTACGGACTCAGGAAGGGAAAACCATACTGGAGGCGGCACGGGAGAACGGCATCACCATACCCACGCTGTGCTGGCATAAAAACCTCTCCCCCATCGGTTCGTGCAGGCTTTGCATTGTGGAGATCGACGGATATGAGAAGCCCATGGCTTCCTGCACTACCACCGTAGTGGAAGGCCTTTCGATTATTACCAAATCCGAAAAGCTCTTCAGGATGCGGCAGGAATACCTCAAGTTCCTGCTTATCCATCATCCTCTCGAGTGCCCCATATGCGACGCGGGCGGCGAGTGCAGGCTTCAGGATTGCACCTTCGACCACAGCATCGAGAAAGTCGATCTTGCCGCCGATAAAGAGGCTCGTCAGGCGGTACCCTATGCCACACCGCTTATCCGGTATTCGCAGGAAAGATGCGTGCTCTGCCTTCGCTGCGTTCACGCGTGCAGGGAAATCTCCGGAAGAGGGGTACTGGCCCTGGAAGAGACAGGGATCAGGGCAAGGATGATGCCGGCGAGACCCGAGGAGTGCATCTCCTGTGGCGAGTGTCTTTTTGTCTGTCCGGTGGGTGCGCTCACGGAACAGGTAAGTCCGCTCAAAAGCAGGAAGTGGCAGACCAGGCGAAAGGCCACGACCTGTCCTCATTGCGGTTTCGGATGTTCCGTCACCCTGGACGTTTACGAGAACAGGTTCATCACCAAGGTAATAAGCGATGTGGAGAGACCTCCCAATATGGGATCGCTCTGCGTCATGGGGAGGTTTGGCTACGATTTTGCCAACCACCAGGCGCGCGTCGCTAAACCCCTGCTCAAAGAAAATGAAGATGCGCGCCCGTGTGAGCTTACGGATGCCGTGGAGGCTGTGGCCGCAGGACTAACCCGTCTTAACAGGGCGGGAAAGCGGACGGGTTTTATCGTCTCTCCGAGGGCCACGAACGAAGAGATCGAGACGATTCTGCAGATCGCGGGGTGTTTCCCCATGAGTGTCACGGCGTCTGCCGGACTGTATCATACGGGAAAGGTCCTTTCCGCCTTCCGTGAATCCGGAATTCCTGTGACCTATCGTTATGACGATCTGCTCGACAGCGACCTCGCCGTGGTGGCGGGTGCGGACCTGCTTGCCAATAATCACCTCCTTGCCGATAAGGTTCGTGAGGCAGTGAAGAAGAGGGGCCTTCGGATTGCTGTTATCGATCCGCTTCCTGCAAGTCTTACAAGGATTGCCGACGTCTGGCTTAAGCCGTCTCCCGGAACAGATTCCTCTCTCTTTAACGCCGTTAGTAGGAAGCTTGTTGCCGATAATCTTGATCACCCCCAGGCGGCCACCCTGGAAGGGTTTTCCGAACTGGCGTCCATACTCAAAGAGAGCGGAAAAGATGAGGCCCTGAAAGAGTGCGCCATCGAAGAGGCCGGCTTTGACAGGTTCTATGCCCTTTTTTCCAAGGCCGAAAAGGTCGCCGTCATCGTAGGGTCCGGAGTGAGCGGGGCGAGCGATAGCCTTGCCGCGCTTATCAATCTGTGCCATCTCAAAGGCATCGGAGAAAAAGTCGTTGTCATGGCCACGGCCATACAATCTAACGCGGTCGGCGCCATGTCGATCCTCATTAACCCTCTCACCCCTGAGAATGTCCTCAATGACTTAAGTATAGGCGGCCTGTTCATCTACGAGGATGATCCGTTTCATTACCTGCCGGGATCACTCGTGGAAAAAGCGCTCAAACAGAAAGACTTCATTGCGGTCTGCGATGCCGTTCCCACCTACGTGTCGGATTATGCCAAGGTGCTGATACCGACCGGAACATTCGCGGAAAAACAAGGCAGTTCAATCGCCCAGGATGGGTTTTTGCGCACCATTACACGGGCCCGGGGGGATTCGTCCCCGGGGTTCGAGTTCTTGAAAATGCTTCTCAACAAACTCTGCGGTGGCCTCTACCACAGCGAGGCCGAAGCGATGACCGGTATACGCAAAAGAGGGATTGTGGCGGGTGACGAGGCTCAAGGAGAAAGATTGTCCGAGAGAACTACCGGTGCGCGCTTTCTTATTCCCCAAGAGAAGAAAGAGGTCTCAACCAAACGGCCTTTCACTCTTATTATCAGAAATCTCCTGCAGAACCATCATTTCTGCGACAAGGCGATCTACTCAAAAATCGCATACGTAAATAACCCGCCCGTAGCGGGCAATAAGCTCTATATCTCGCGTCAGGACGCCGATTCATTGAACATCTTGAACGGCGATAAGGTGACGGTGGAATCAGATCAGGGTTCCACTGTGGAGCGTATTTTCATCAAAGAAGGCCTCAAAAAGGGTGTCATCGAATATATGATGTTGAAGAACAGGCGGGAGATACTTGGGCTTTTCGAGAAATACGCAAAGCATGTGCCGGTCACGATAAAAAAGGGTTAGGACATGGAGCAGGCATACATATTGATTGAGATTATCATCAAAATTGTTCTGGCGACCCTTATTCTCATGGGTTTCGTGGCCTACACCACACTTTTGGAGAGGAAGGCGCTCGGGTGGATACAGGTGCGCATAGGCCCCAACAGGGTCGGTCCATGGGGTCTCTTACAGCCGATTGCGGACGGCATAAAATCCTTCTTCAAGGAAGACATCATACCTGACCAGGCTGATAAACCGCTCTACGTCATTGCCCCAGGCATCTGCCTCTTCACCGCTCTGTCCATGTTCGCGGTGGTCCCCTTTGGCGGAACGATCGTGATGTGGGGCAGACAGGTCAAAATGGTAATTGCCGACATCGATGCGGGACTTCTCTACGTGCTCGCGCTTGCCACACTCGGCGAGTACGGCGTGGTTCTCGGCGGCTGGGCCTCGGGCAGCAAATATGGGGTCCTGGGAGCGTTGAGGGCCGCTGCACAGATGATAAGCTACGAAGTCGCCCTCGGTCTCGCCGTCATCGGCACCATCATCCTGGCCGGATCGCTCCGACTTACCGACATCGTCGCGGCGCAGCAGGGTTCCTGGCATTCGTGGTTCGTCTGGAAATATCCGTTCGGTTTCATCTTCTATATTGTGGCCGGGCTTGCTGAAATAAACAGGACGCCTTTCGACATGCCCGAGTCGGAAAGCGAGCTCGCCTGCGGTTTCAATATCGAATACAGCAGCATGAAGTTCGCCACCTTCATGATTGCCGAGTATGCCCATATGTTCGTGGTGGCCTCGGTGGCGACCACGCTCTTTTTGGGCGGCTCCCTGGGGCCGGGGCCCATCTATCTCGGTCCTCTCTGGTTCTTGATCAAGGTCTTTGTGATCATCTTCTTCTTTATCTGGGAACGTGGCACGTTCCCCCGCTTAAGATACGATCATATCATGCACTTCGGATGGAAGGTGCTCTTGCCCGCTACCCTGATCAACGTGGTGGGCACGTCCCTTCTTGTTGCGCTGGGGGTGCTTTGATGATTTGGCCGCTACTGAAAGGATTGGCCCTTACGTTGCGGAGATTTTTCTCCCGGCCCGTT harbors:
- a CDS encoding 2Fe-2S iron-sulfur cluster-binding protein, which produces MITLTIDGKEVRTQEGKTILEAARENGITIPTLCWHKNLSPIGSCRLCIVEIDGYEKPMASCTTTVVEGLSIITKSEKLFRMRQEYLKFLLIHHPLECPICDAGGECRLQDCTFDHSIEKVDLAADKEARQAVPYATPLIRYSQERCVLCLRCVHACREISGRGVLALEETGIRARMMPARPEECISCGECLFVCPVGALTEQVSPLKSRKWQTRRKATTCPHCGFGCSVTLDVYENRFITKVISDVERPPNMGSLCVMGRFGYDFANHQARVAKPLLKENEDARPCELTDAVEAVAAGLTRLNRAGKRTGFIVSPRATNEEIETILQIAGCFPMSVTASAGLYHTGKVLSAFRESGIPVTYRYDDLLDSDLAVVAGADLLANNHLLADKVREAVKKRGLRIAVIDPLPASLTRIADVWLKPSPGTDSSLFNAVSRKLVADNLDHPQAATLEGFSELASILKESGKDEALKECAIEEAGFDRFYALFSKAEKVAVIVGSGVSGASDSLAALINLCHLKGIGEKVVVMATAIQSNAVGAMSILINPLTPENVLNDLSIGGLFIYEDDPFHYLPGSLVEKALKQKDFIAVCDAVPTYVSDYAKVLIPTGTFAEKQGSSIAQDGFLRTITRARGDSSPGFEFLKMLLNKLCGGLYHSEAEAMTGIRKRGIVAGDEAQGERLSERTTGARFLIPQEKKEVSTKRPFTLIIRNLLQNHHFCDKAIYSKIAYVNNPPVAGNKLYISRQDADSLNILNGDKVTVESDQGSTVERIFIKEGLKKGVIEYMMLKNRREILGLFEKYAKHVPVTIKKG
- the nuoH gene encoding NADH-quinone oxidoreductase subunit NuoH; the encoded protein is MEQAYILIEIIIKIVLATLILMGFVAYTTLLERKALGWIQVRIGPNRVGPWGLLQPIADGIKSFFKEDIIPDQADKPLYVIAPGICLFTALSMFAVVPFGGTIVMWGRQVKMVIADIDAGLLYVLALATLGEYGVVLGGWASGSKYGVLGALRAAAQMISYEVALGLAVIGTIILAGSLRLTDIVAAQQGSWHSWFVWKYPFGFIFYIVAGLAEINRTPFDMPESESELACGFNIEYSSMKFATFMIAEYAHMFVVASVATTLFLGGSLGPGPIYLGPLWFLIKVFVIIFFFIWERGTFPRLRYDHIMHFGWKVLLPATLINVVGTSLLVALGVL